The nucleotide sequence AGATGATTGTGTACCAAACAATGCAACAAATTGCTAAGGCTCCTGTTGACAACCTCCGTTTGGCCGTCCGTCTGAGGGTGGAAGGCGCAAGAAAATTTCAGCCGAGTGCCCAGTTTCGCCTATAAGGTTTTCCCAGAAGTAGCTCATAAACTTTATGCCTCTATCGAAGACAATTATCTTAGGTAACTCGTGCATGCGAACTCCTTCACGAAGGAATAGAGTAGTAGCACGTGATGCATTCGAGGATTTAGAATACAGCACGAAGTGTGCCATTTTGGAAAACCGGTCAACCATAACAAAAATCGAGTCCTGACCACGAACCGTTTTGGGCAGCCCCAATATGAAATCCATGCTGAGATCCTCCCACGGGCCATTAGGAAGAGGCAGAGGCGTGTAGAGGCCTGCGTTAGTCTTGCTGCCCTTTTCCAACTGGCATGTGAGATAGAGTTTAATTTCCTTTGCAGCATCACGTTTAAGTGACGGCCAAAAGAAACGATCTTCTAACATTGCGACTGTTTTATCACGACCAAAATAAAATGGCCAGCCAATCCTCCCCCATGTATTTCCCTGATAAGATATTGCCGCAATAAAGTGACAGGCATGTACAGTCGTGTTCCTTTAAACAGATAACCATCCTGCGAACAGAAATTCGAATGATTTTGAAACTGTCGGTTAGATAACTCCAAAAATATAGACCGAAATAGGGATCTGTTGCATGAATGGACTTGACTACTTCAAAGCTAGTAACCGTTCCAGATAAAGTGATGAGGACGTGAGCTTTACGACTCAAAAGCATCTGCCACACGGTTTTCTACCCCAGATTTATGCTTCAATACAAAATTAAATTGCTGCAAGAAATCCACCCACCGGGCGTGCCTGGCGTTGAGTTTCTTTTGGGAATTTATATGCTTTAGAGAGTTATGATCTGTGAATAACCCAAAACTCAATGTCGTAAGTAGAATATCTTCTTCATGCATCATTCAGTTTTCAACTAAAAAATGCAATAGGGTGTTCCCTTTGGCTAAGGACTCCTTCAAAATTAGGCAAGCGTAAAATTATCAAATACTATAGATATGATTCCTTAATATTATCGCTGTAAATGAGGATTCCTATATCTACGTATGTTAATAGCTCAGGCAGCCTGTCATTAAAAAGATTCAAAGCAGTACAAACATGAGAACTTTTCTTTTTGAAGGATGCATCAGTTAGGGTTCCATAACTTAGCTTAGACCATGGACAGGCTGGCTTAAGCAATAAAAATCTTGATATTAGTTTTCTACAGTAGAAAATTTGAGGTATCTACTTTTTGATAGATctagattgtttttttttaagcacATGGCTCTTTTCTGATAATTCATCAAGATCATGCTTACACCCATGGCATCTCATCGCTGTTCTCCTCCTTCGGTGGATGTTATATCATTTAAaactattttgattattttttaaatcttttctaaTGTGGCATTTAGCTCTTATTTAAGTTAGTAATTTGGCTAACATTTTATTAAGTTATAGATTAAAATGTTGAATAAAAATAGACCTCAAGAAAATAAGCATAAATTTTTCAAACTATTGGATGCAAGTATAATTTAAGTTTTTTACTCAGCATGCACTCAAGGACAATTTtgactttttatataaaataaacgGATTCACTAATACCAttaattcaaataaatataagtataaattttataaattagtGAGTTTTTGTAATAAACGTAAATCTTCAGAAagtttttataatttactctAAAATCTAAGGCATAAAGGCTGGTTTGCTCATGTTAATTTACTCTAAAATCCAAGGCGTAAAGGGTGGTGTGCTCATATGCCCCAGGCAAATTCGCAAATATGTGGTACACGAGGAAATAGCATCACCCCAGCATCATGTTAATCTGCAGACCTTTGCTCAATGATATAAAAATTAGGAGCATCATCCTATTGTTAGACAAAATAATCTGGCCAATATTTCAGCATGCACCATCTGTTGTCTCTATTATGATCTCATTCCACTTTTAATTATGCTAACTAATTCAGTGACCATTTAATATACGTAACAAATTAAAAGCAGAAGGCCACGCCACCCTCTCTGACATATCATCCACTGAACAAGTTCTTGTGAATCAAATTCCACATTACAATACATCTTTTCAGATATGGTAAAATTACTCTTTTCGAGAAAAAAACAGCTAAGCTCCAGCTGTTATTGATCAAATAGCACAAGATATGACTGAAGATAGggaagggggggagagagagagtaatgCAAGCAACGCCAATTTTTAGTTGGAGCAGAAAGGCACCCTTTATTATTTCAACTAATCATGATTTAGTCAGAAGGTAAACAGGACGACATCACAAAGCTTCTCCCTAAAACTTCTCTTTAGATATCGATTCAACATTGGGTTAAAATTTGGACCATCAATCACGAACTTAGCAAGAGTTTTGTCAGTCATTTGCTTCAAGCCATTCCACCGCTCGTAGCTGTCCTGATTATCTGAAATATAGCTGCGAATACAAAAGAGTCAAAGACACATTAACATTTATTTTGAAATCCATAATTGTGCCTACAGGCTTACAATCACAGTAGTTCTTTGAATGCGTAATTGCTTCGGAGACAAACATATAACTGGAATAAAAAGACGGggatgatgtttttctttttccttttgggGCGGGGGGGATTGCCTATCTTGGTACACGAGAGTTAAATAGATTTTAGTATACCATGGAAGCAAGGCCTTCGTTAAGATGCCTAATTAAAGCAATGAACATGGAAAAAATGGAATGACATTATACTAATTTATTCCCATAAATGAGCTGGAGTTCATAGAATTTTGCTTGTTGCCCGGTGCTCGTCACTCTTGGCCAGGGCCATCCTGGGTTGGCTTCTCCCGGCATCATGGCCAGGTTGTGCAGCCGGTTGTCTCAGGGTCTCAAGCAGTAGGCTGAGGTTCTAGGCCGACcaagatttttttaatatttctttcaTCCTCTTGTTATCTCCCACCTTATGTCAGGGACTGAGCATTTCATGCATTTTTATCAAACACTTGATGTGCATCTTCCCTCTGGAAGGGGCTAGCTAGAGGTATATGGAATTCTTTATTCTCTAGAAGCCTGTAAATTTGGCAAGAGAGCTAGATATTTTTCTAGACTTCTATGAAAAgagtaaaaatattttagagatGGATCCTCAATGTCATAATCATTAAATTTATGATACTTGTACATATCATAACCATCCATTGACACATGGTAAACCATCAAGCAAGAAGTTGTCAGTGTTTTCTAGTGGAATACTGTTCTCCATTCTCCCAACCTCTATCTTGTGTactcttctctcctctctctctctctctaagagTTCTATCTTGATTCAACTATGTCTCTCTACTAAAATTGAGATTCTTGCAGCCCAATATGAAGCTCGATAAGGCATGGGAGTGTGCCTAGTTCTATATCGATcacatgatgatgatgattttggCTCCATTCTTAAGGTCCGGCAACAGACCTCTTGAAGGGGAAGGAATGGTGAAGGCGGTGATGGTGGTGCGAAATGTCAACATCCCGCACCACCAGTGTTTTTGTAATGTCTTTTTAAGAGTTGTGACAGGCCGGACTATTTTTTGTAATGGATTGTGTGCTTGCCGTTAGGCCCTACCATCGCACCAGCAGCTTGATCCAATGAGGCCAAGCAGGTGTGGAAGGCCCAGGGTGTGTAACTGCAGCCTTGTTCGGCCATCTACTACTATCAAAACAaaaccaagaaagaaaagaaagaaaaaaatcaataaacatTGACTGCCACCCTAACGAAATAGGTGCCCCGGTAGGAGAATTGTAAATACTAAGAAAAGGCCTTGCGGCTGAGAATGTGGAGACACTGACACATAAAAACACCATAACATACAATGCTGTATAAGGTTTAATCAATGTGCTCATAAGAGATAAATGTAAAAGACACAAAGCTTGAAAACAACACTTGGGCATAATAATGGACATGCACATGAAAGATAtaacaataaaataataataataatggatATGCATTGCAACAACACATGAAGAGGCTGATGGGTAATGCTAatgtgaagaaaggctgaatttACAAATAGAACTAAACCATAAATGTTTCCAAATGCCATGTTGATCTTGTAAAACTGCACTCTCACATATCAACAGTTGTTCAGATGCCATATATATAACAGAATTAGgcacaaaatttaaaaaaaggtCAAGAATATAAGAAAGCAATGTACTCAAATCTTCAATGCATCTGTTTTCCTATGTTTACTTTCTTATTTACACCAGTTACTTGTCTTGATATGTGAAtcttaatattaaataaatgatcataataaaaaatgtaaaataagaaaatatcaacaaaatttgaatgaaGGTATGTCAGAATTCTGATATGAAGTAGATCTGGTTAGGACAACATACATGATCCGATGACCACAAAGACAAAGAACCCGAGCACAATGGGCCCAACAGGATAGTCATTTCCTTTCTTAACTGCTGTCTCAGGAACAGAACCCCTCTTTGTTatattttttctgaaattttgcaATTTTTCTGTCTGCAAGGCGCCTTGAAGTGGTCTGTCCAAGGAGATCAATCCATCATAGTAAATAGAAAATCAAACTGCATTGATTTTAATAATATTGAGAAGATTAAAAACCAAGTCATGCAAATTACAAGGAAAAACTTAGAAAATACAACAGCATATATATGCTTCTAACCTTATACAATCCATAGGAGTGACCTAGTTAAAATTTCTAATGACTAACTCAAGAATCAGCAGTTATATCATGCTCTAAAAATCTTAACAGACATTATATTATGagaccaaaaaaaattaaacagcaAGATGATAGACCTATATGTTCCTAATCTCACATAAAATTCCTGTGCCGTTACTGTATAAAACAAGAACCACTGTCAGCTCCCAACATTTCAAAAGATTTGTGCCAGAAAGTTAAAACCTCATGTTCAGGGTTGGGATTTATCACTTGTGATGAAACAATTACTTTGCATACACCAagcttaaaatttaatatttctttACATATGTTATACTTTCTCATCCCTATTTGATTTGCCTAATTTATGTGCAGCACTTTTTTCCTCAGATCTATTTTTGGTTTAAATAATGCATTCACACCCTCTTTGATCACTCTCCTTGTAATTCTCTCATTTAATTTCTTCCATTCATTAGTCATCTGACCATGTATGGGTACAAAAACCAATTTTCTAGAATCCCCATCCAATTTTCTCGCAAGCAATCATCATTACTGTGCATAAGAGCTAAGAATCAGCCAAACATTGATTAGGCTGCTCTAAACTATTGTTACTCTCTCTTCCACTTCCCCCAAAACCCCGAGTTAGTATACTCTCCTATCAGTCAACGGTAATTGAAAAATAATTTGGTAACTCTTAAAGCTCACTCAAAAAAtgaattaatgaaaaatatttgCTAATATATAAGGAGAACAAGCTTTGGCCCAATGGTAATTGAAAATTGATTTAGCAATTCTTAAATCTCGCTcaagaaaaaataacaaaaaacatTTGCTAGCATATAAGGAGACTTAGTTGGGGCCCATACTCTATATGGTGTGGTCCCAACTCATAGCAGAACCATGCATTAAGTAATAGGCACACAAACTGGGACCTAAATTACAATCAGTCAAGACATGAATTGCATGAAATAAAACCCAACCTGATCAAACCTGAATGGACCTGCCAAAACTgagatttttttaaagaaaaaaaaatcaaggctCTTTAAGCTAGAAACACAATTCTCCCCTATAGGCTATGCAAATAATGACCTGAAATAAATTCCAGATGGATCTAGATCAAGCTGAGCATTGAGCTATCATGATGCACTTGCAGCTCATACATGATCCATCTTCCCTCTCCTAGCTAATTCCCTTAAGGTAAATGCTCAGAGACAATTGGGTTGACATAGAGAAACACACATGCCATGTATCTCATGCTTTCATTAGCATCAGAAGCTGCCCGTTTCTCGATAAAACAAACACTGTCAATCCCCAATTCATACCAAAAGTCCATCAGCTTTAACTGAGACAAGAGTAtggattttattaaattagactTGTCCAGATGAGACCTGGTAGGACCTATTTTGAGATACAGGACTAGCCCCTCAGCCTCAACAGAGACGAATCTCACAACAGATTCCACCCAATCCAACCTGCCAAATGATATCCATTAGATTGAGGTCTAAAGTGACTCTTAAGGCAGTTTAAGCTTGATCCTGTTGTTAGAACCAAGGGAACTACGCTTGTCAAGCATAGACAATCGACTTGACATAAATTACTATAGCTTCCACACCATCTAGGCCAGAAAATCAGTGATGGATCCGATAATAGTATATCCTTATCTGTATTCATACATACTTATTCAGTAGATTTAAATACATATATGGCTATCAAATGGACACGAAAatttgtattaatatatgttcttAGATAGGGATACAAACTGGATAAATgatttccatatttattctaaatGGATAAAGATATTAATCAGATATTACACCAGATATAAATCAGATCTATTATTAAAATTTGATATGGATTATTTTTTTAGGAAAAGACAGAGAATAATACTAAACTATATAATTTAGGCATAAAGATTGCATTCTTTTTTATCACAAGTATCCTATAAGGAGAATACATATAATTATCTTCCTGGTCATCAAGAATGTATGATCGTCCATGAAAATATTATGCAAGCTACTATGGATAATttgaacaaaagaaaattttctttttaattaatgtgaagtatttcaatatctgaatccgaaaaaaaaatacttgatCGTATAGATACCCAAATCCGAACACAAAAAAGATGTCACCATCCAAATCTAAGAAAACCCTACTATTTGCATAAATCAAAAAGTACTTAAGATCCATATGCATATCCAAAAACTTTCGATTTCTATATCCAAATCCAATTGCATCGTGGTTTTTCTACGCAAATCTGATCTAATCTGGATTCAAATACAGATGCGGTCAGAGTTTTTTCCAAGCCGATTTCAGCCCTAACACCATCTAATTGCCCCTGGTGCATTCCATGCAGCCAGTATTTTGGATGCAGCAAACAATTGTCAACCTTTACCTGTGAGAGACTCAAAGCTTGATACATTCCAAAAAGTAAAAGCATTCAATGTTGTCATCAAAAACATAATTTTATTTGATACAGCAAGCATTAGCAGAAGATGCAGATCTAGAACCATGTCAACATTAACGTTTGTCCGGCTCAGATGCTGTTTTTGATATAGCAAGGGTCAAACCATGTCAATATTATTGTCTGTCCAGCACTTAACATCATGTTAATGCACATGTCGTGCCAAATTATCGGCATTCCCAAACATTAGGAATAACCTTTAATATCACACATGCAAGGCACATAGACACGTCAATAGTCCAGGTCTTGAATGAgctattttgttttttaattaccTTTGAATAGGACCATCACTATGACCCAGCTCAAACAGTATCAAACCAGGAAAGAACACACCTAAGACCCTCAACATCGACGACCTTAACCACAATATCAATATCTAAAAG is from Phoenix dactylifera cultivar Barhee BC4 chromosome 6, palm_55x_up_171113_PBpolish2nd_filt_p, whole genome shotgun sequence and encodes:
- the LOC103714921 gene encoding LOW QUALITY PROTEIN: stress-associated endoplasmic reticulum protein 2-like (The sequence of the model RefSeq protein was modified relative to this genomic sequence to represent the inferred CDS: deleted 1 base in 1 codon) produces the protein MTTSRRLADRKIAKFQKNITKRGSVPETAVKKGNDYPVGPIVLGFFVFVVIGSSIFQIIRTATSGGMA